A DNA window from Allokutzneria albata contains the following coding sequences:
- a CDS encoding DUF4253 domain-containing protein: MRNDLDHIEAAFVGTALAGLPIGHGPSGTVLVADIDPHRLHETWQAAEALVPVTGRRPVMVTDDFDDTLRIRPEPEPGPSEAELRAFAEAAESSEPWLVYRHYSEDDEVDESEVEYYARGMAGVDLTALVSDVALPAPRQAVERALYDRLLADADLYAQVLGSARFVTQTDYWYTPDSVLLMLLPTSDVRSSGYWVNFYGALGQEYQRKLAEVLAQWRHRWDARLVASWGTMLQFQVGRRPAPGDEAWTAAGQLKALAQNLDVSRWEVAVALPAGDAWFVHNRP; this comes from the coding sequence GTGCGAAACGACCTCGACCACATCGAAGCGGCGTTCGTCGGCACTGCACTGGCTGGCCTGCCGATCGGGCACGGCCCGTCGGGCACCGTCCTCGTCGCCGATATCGACCCCCACCGCCTGCACGAGACCTGGCAGGCTGCCGAAGCCCTGGTGCCGGTCACCGGACGCCGACCCGTCATGGTCACCGACGACTTCGACGACACGCTGCGGATCCGCCCCGAGCCCGAACCGGGCCCGTCGGAGGCGGAACTGCGCGCGTTCGCCGAGGCGGCCGAGTCTTCCGAGCCCTGGCTGGTCTACCGCCATTACAGCGAGGACGACGAGGTCGACGAGAGCGAGGTCGAGTACTACGCGCGTGGCATGGCCGGCGTCGACCTGACGGCCCTGGTGTCGGATGTGGCGCTGCCAGCTCCGCGCCAGGCGGTGGAGCGGGCGCTGTACGACCGGCTGCTCGCCGACGCCGACCTGTACGCCCAGGTGCTTGGCAGCGCACGGTTCGTGACGCAGACCGACTACTGGTACACCCCTGACAGCGTCCTGCTCATGTTGCTGCCCACCAGCGACGTCCGCAGCTCGGGGTACTGGGTGAACTTCTACGGTGCCCTCGGCCAGGAGTACCAACGCAAGCTCGCCGAGGTGCTGGCGCAGTGGCGTCACCGGTGGGACGCCCGCTTGGTCGCGTCGTGGGGCACCATGCTTCAGTTCCAGGTGGGTCGTCGCCCGGCACCGGGTGACGAGGCGTGGACCGCGGCCGGCCAGCTCAAGGCGCTCGCCCAGAACCTCGACGTGAGCCGGTGGGAGGTCGCGGTTGCCTTGCCCGCCGGTGACGCGTGGTTCGTGCACAACCGGCCCTGA
- a CDS encoding SDR family oxidoreductase gives MSEKTIALVTGANTGIGYEIAAGLGARGHRVGIGARNAGSLTEAVAKLRAAGVDAFPVPLDVTDDASVTAAATQLADQEGGLDVLVNNAGTAGTWPDAPSSVTPANVRAVVETNVIGVIRVTNALLPLLHRSAHPRIVNQSSHVASLALQTTPEVDLGGVSGAYAPSKTFLNAVTVQYAKELRDTPIKVNGACPGYVATALNGFQGTRTPEDGARIAIHLATLPDDGPTGGLFDDSGPVPW, from the coding sequence ATGAGTGAGAAGACGATCGCGCTGGTCACCGGCGCGAACACGGGCATCGGCTATGAGATCGCGGCGGGCCTGGGCGCCCGGGGGCACCGCGTCGGCATCGGCGCCCGGAACGCCGGAAGCCTGACCGAGGCGGTGGCCAAGCTGCGCGCGGCCGGCGTGGACGCCTTCCCCGTCCCCCTGGACGTGACCGACGACGCGAGCGTGACGGCCGCCGCCACCCAGCTGGCCGATCAGGAGGGCGGCCTGGACGTCCTGGTCAACAACGCGGGCACGGCGGGCACCTGGCCGGACGCACCCTCGTCGGTCACCCCGGCCAACGTGCGGGCGGTCGTGGAGACCAACGTCATCGGCGTCATCCGGGTCACCAACGCCCTGCTGCCCCTCCTGCACCGCTCCGCCCACCCGAGGATCGTCAACCAGTCCAGCCACGTCGCCTCCCTGGCCCTGCAGACCACCCCGGAGGTGGACCTGGGCGGCGTGAGCGGCGCGTACGCCCCGTCGAAGACCTTCCTGAACGCGGTCACCGTCCAGTACGCCAAGGAACTCCGCGACACCCCTATCAAGGTCAACGGCGCCTGCCCGGGCTACGTCGCCACCGCCCTCAACGGCTTCCAGGGCACCCGTACCCCCGAGGATGGCGCCCGCATCGCCATCCACCTCGCGACCCTCCCCGACGACGGCCCCACCGGCGGCCTGTTCGACGACTCCGGCCCCGTGCCCTGGTGA
- a CDS encoding enoyl-CoA hydratase/isomerase family protein — protein MSEWDSDLIDEQCNDGVKILERFVFDLDVPTIAAINGPGLRLELPLLCDLTLCTPDVVFGDGNFRADSVPGDGMYLALRELAGVKRANHVVYTGQGIPADEAHRLGLVNEVLPRADLLPRALDLATQVTARPRTARRPTHGILSRTWQRRLVAELRDSYAHQLLSMTIGSRP, from the coding sequence TTGTCCGAATGGGACAGCGACCTCATCGACGAGCAGTGCAACGACGGCGTCAAGATCCTCGAACGGTTCGTCTTCGATCTCGATGTCCCCACCATCGCGGCCATCAACGGGCCCGGCCTGCGGCTGGAACTTCCCCTGCTGTGCGACCTGACCCTCTGCACACCGGACGTTGTCTTCGGCGACGGCAACTTCCGCGCGGACTCCGTTCCAGGCGACGGCATGTACCTGGCGCTGCGCGAACTCGCCGGTGTGAAACGCGCCAACCACGTCGTCTACACCGGCCAGGGCATTCCCGCCGATGAGGCACACCGTCTCGGCTTGGTGAACGAGGTCCTGCCACGCGCCGACCTGCTACCCCGAGCGCTGGATCTGGCCACCCAGGTCACGGCCAGGCCCCGCACCGCCCGACGCCCGACCCATGGGATCCTCAGCCGGACATGGCAGCGTCGTCTCGTCGCCGAACTCCGAGACTCCTACGCCCACCAACTCCTGAGCATGACGATCGGGTCCCGTCCCTGA
- a CDS encoding VanZ family protein translates to MLWYLRSRGRLSVPRAAVAFALCVYSAGVVANTVFPIYLNKPAFTPQWKFYFEPLVDYEVGDAVKNILVFVPVGILVPLLLATASWWRVVAVAAAFSLAIELTQFVTDNLLGGGHVADVNDLLSNVIGGVLGVGLFAALSRVPAVAVFINRFRWH, encoded by the coding sequence ATGTTGTGGTACCTGCGCAGCCGCGGCCGCCTGTCGGTGCCACGTGCCGCCGTCGCGTTCGCACTCTGCGTCTACTCCGCCGGAGTCGTCGCGAACACAGTATTCCCAATCTATTTGAACAAGCCCGCCTTCACCCCGCAATGGAAGTTCTACTTCGAGCCGCTCGTGGACTACGAGGTCGGCGACGCGGTGAAGAACATCCTGGTCTTCGTGCCTGTTGGGATACTTGTGCCGCTACTCCTGGCCACAGCATCCTGGTGGCGCGTGGTGGCCGTGGCAGCGGCGTTCAGTCTGGCGATCGAGCTGACCCAGTTCGTCACTGACAACCTCTTGGGCGGTGGCCATGTCGCCGATGTGAACGATCTGCTCTCCAATGTGATCGGCGGTGTGCTGGGTGTCGGCTTGTTCGCCGCGTTGTCCCGGGTGCCTGCTGTTGCTGTTTTTATCAACCGATTCCGCTGGCATTGA
- a CDS encoding LysR family transcriptional regulator — protein sequence METRELRYFVAVAEELHFGRAADRLGIAQPPLSRTITLLEHRLGVTLFERTSRSVRLTEAGAVLLAEGRRILGSLASAERHTRRAATGRPALVLAAKTGASGELLAKLLDSYAAEPGAVEVDLLLCESQPQRALHDGRADVALLHLPFDTTAGLDTEVLHTEGQIAVLPTSHPMARAPRLRTAEISSLPDLPLPRWPAPDGTYPDGSGIEVHNQMQLFQMIALGRSSAVLPESCRANLPEGLAAVPVLDAPPVTTVLAWPPHSRSRALAGLVRVATSGLSVPRGQSSAR from the coding sequence GTGGAGACGCGGGAGTTGCGGTACTTCGTCGCGGTGGCCGAGGAGCTGCACTTCGGCCGGGCCGCCGACCGCCTGGGCATCGCGCAGCCGCCGCTGTCCCGGACCATCACCCTGCTCGAGCACCGGCTCGGCGTCACCCTGTTCGAGCGCACCAGCCGCAGCGTCCGGCTGACCGAGGCCGGGGCGGTGCTGCTGGCCGAGGGCCGCCGGATCCTCGGCTCGCTCGCCTCAGCCGAACGGCACACCCGGCGGGCCGCGACCGGGCGGCCCGCGCTCGTGCTGGCCGCCAAAACCGGGGCCTCCGGCGAGCTGCTGGCGAAGCTGCTCGACAGCTACGCCGCCGAGCCCGGCGCGGTCGAGGTCGACCTGCTGCTGTGCGAGTCCCAGCCCCAGCGCGCGCTGCACGACGGCCGCGCCGACGTGGCGCTGCTGCACCTGCCCTTCGACACCACCGCCGGGCTCGACACCGAGGTCCTGCACACCGAGGGGCAGATCGCGGTGCTGCCCACCTCGCACCCGATGGCCCGCGCGCCCCGGCTGCGGACCGCGGAGATCAGCTCGCTGCCGGACCTGCCGCTGCCCCGGTGGCCCGCCCCGGACGGCACCTACCCCGACGGATCCGGGATCGAGGTGCACAACCAGATGCAGCTGTTCCAGATGATCGCGCTCGGCCGGAGCTCCGCGGTCCTGCCCGAGTCCTGCCGCGCCAACCTGCCCGAGGGCCTGGCCGCGGTGCCGGTGCTGGACGCGCCACCGGTGACGACCGTGCTCGCCTGGCCGCCGCACAGCCGGTCCCGGGCGCTGGCCGGGCTGGTGCGGGTGGCCACCAGCGGACTGTCAGTGCCGCGCGGACAATCCTCGGCACGGTGA
- a CDS encoding excinuclease ABC subunit UvrA: MRSPENSGTIDVIGARTNNLRDVSVSIPKGHLVAFTGVSGSGKTSLAVDTLHNEAQLRYLEGLSPFVRQYITQRNRPKVDRVLGLGATLAVDQRRLNRNPRSTVATITGIDGHLGLLYSRLPGIDGDSHLTTSHFDRNTPEGGCAECHGVGGRWQASEELIVTHPELPLFEGASPWFEKWRSGEHAFVPALAEKRGVDLGKPWRSLPEEFRHAVLHGTGDEKVVACVDVPNKHETAQMTFTWNQPLKGALAEVERVFVNAKTSSAKQRYLRYMRKQPCGACAGSGFDAAARSVLLGGVSYPELIEVEVRQVREWARRVADELDARRRDVGEPLVQDLDRRLGILARLGLAHLQLSRSAATLSGGELQRTRLAAQLSTELSGIVFVLDEPGNGLHPADKAQLLDIALDLREAGNTVLLVEHDPELIARADWVIDMGPGAGRHGGEVLVSGPPSDVAAHPESLTGRYLAGAGPRLRRTPRAARETGWVELRGLRTHNVMAELVRFPTKRLTCLTGVSGSGKSSLLSALGAGVTAALNGTPTDVVREVRGLDGLDWVAVVDQEPLGRTPRSNPATYSKAFDVVRGLFAGTDAARERGLTASWFSFNTAGGGRCDTCTGYGRKLVDMHFLPDVWVVCDACEGRRYRKDALEITYQGLTVDQVLELTVAEAVERLTEPRQLSETLGALNQVGLGYLQLGQSATELSGGEAQRLKLASAIQRGAGRGAGLVVVDEPVSGLHPSDVQRVVDALDVLLDSGNTVVIAEHDIPVAASADWVIDLGPGAGPDGGAILAEGTPETVAKSDTPTAAYLRRYATGQPLLGESPALSGSRCTGTRRR; this comes from the coding sequence GTGAGAAGCCCTGAGAACAGCGGGACCATCGACGTGATCGGTGCTCGCACGAACAACCTGCGCGATGTGTCCGTGAGCATTCCCAAGGGGCACCTGGTCGCCTTCACCGGGGTGAGCGGCAGCGGCAAGACCTCGCTGGCCGTCGACACGCTGCACAACGAGGCCCAGCTGCGGTATCTGGAGGGGCTTTCGCCGTTCGTGCGGCAGTACATCACTCAGCGGAACCGGCCGAAGGTGGACCGGGTGCTCGGGCTCGGGGCGACGCTGGCGGTCGACCAGCGCCGCCTCAACCGCAACCCGCGCTCCACGGTCGCGACGATCACCGGCATCGACGGGCACCTGGGGCTGTTGTACTCGCGGTTGCCCGGCATCGACGGGGACTCGCACCTCACCACCTCGCACTTCGACCGCAACACGCCCGAGGGCGGCTGCGCGGAGTGCCACGGTGTCGGCGGGCGCTGGCAGGCGAGCGAGGAGCTGATCGTCACGCACCCCGAGCTGCCGCTGTTCGAGGGCGCGTCGCCGTGGTTCGAGAAGTGGCGGTCGGGGGAGCATGCGTTCGTGCCCGCGCTCGCGGAGAAGCGCGGCGTGGACCTCGGTAAGCCGTGGCGGTCGCTGCCGGAGGAGTTCCGGCATGCCGTGCTGCACGGCACCGGCGATGAGAAAGTCGTTGCCTGCGTTGATGTTCCGAACAAGCACGAGACGGCGCAGATGACCTTCACCTGGAACCAGCCGCTGAAGGGCGCGCTGGCCGAGGTGGAGCGGGTGTTCGTCAACGCCAAGACCTCCAGCGCGAAGCAGCGCTACCTCCGCTACATGCGCAAGCAGCCCTGCGGTGCTTGTGCCGGAAGCGGTTTCGACGCGGCGGCGCGGTCCGTGCTGCTCGGCGGGGTGTCCTATCCGGAGCTGATCGAGGTCGAGGTGCGGCAGGTCCGCGAGTGGGCGCGGCGCGTGGCCGACGAGCTGGACGCGCGGCGGCGCGACGTGGGGGAGCCGCTGGTGCAGGACCTCGACCGCAGGCTCGGCATCCTCGCCCGGCTCGGCCTGGCCCACCTCCAGCTCTCCAGGAGCGCGGCGACGCTCTCCGGTGGCGAGCTGCAACGGACCCGCCTCGCCGCGCAGCTGAGCACCGAGCTCAGCGGCATCGTCTTCGTGCTCGACGAACCCGGCAACGGGCTGCACCCCGCGGACAAGGCGCAGCTGCTCGACATCGCGCTCGACCTGCGCGAGGCGGGCAACACGGTGCTGCTCGTCGAGCACGACCCCGAGCTGATCGCCCGAGCCGACTGGGTGATCGACATGGGGCCCGGCGCGGGCCGCCACGGCGGTGAGGTCCTGGTGTCGGGCCCGCCCTCCGACGTCGCCGCCCACCCGGAGTCGCTGACCGGCCGCTACCTCGCGGGAGCAGGACCGCGTCTGCGCCGGACCCCGCGCGCGGCAAGGGAAACCGGCTGGGTGGAGCTGCGCGGTCTGCGCACGCACAACGTGATGGCGGAGCTGGTGCGCTTTCCCACCAAGCGGCTCACCTGCCTGACCGGGGTGAGCGGCAGCGGCAAGAGCAGCCTGCTCAGCGCGCTCGGAGCCGGCGTCACGGCTGCCCTGAACGGCACGCCGACCGACGTGGTGCGCGAGGTGCGCGGCCTCGACGGCCTCGACTGGGTCGCCGTCGTCGATCAGGAACCGCTCGGGCGGACGCCTCGTTCCAACCCCGCCACCTACAGCAAGGCTTTCGACGTCGTGCGAGGGCTTTTCGCCGGAACCGACGCGGCGCGCGAGCGCGGGCTCACCGCGTCCTGGTTCAGCTTCAACACGGCCGGCGGTGGGCGCTGCGACACCTGCACCGGCTACGGGCGCAAGCTCGTCGACATGCACTTCCTGCCGGACGTGTGGGTGGTGTGCGACGCGTGCGAGGGGCGCCGCTACCGCAAGGACGCCCTGGAGATCACCTACCAGGGGCTGACCGTCGACCAGGTGCTGGAGCTGACCGTCGCCGAGGCGGTGGAGCGCCTCACCGAGCCGCGTCAACTCTCCGAGACCTTGGGGGCGCTGAACCAGGTCGGGCTCGGCTACCTCCAGCTCGGCCAAAGCGCCACCGAACTCTCCGGCGGTGAGGCCCAGCGGCTGAAACTGGCGTCGGCGATCCAACGCGGCGCCGGGCGCGGCGCCGGGCTCGTCGTGGTCGACGAACCCGTCTCCGGTCTGCACCCCTCCGACGTCCAGCGCGTGGTGGACGCGCTGGACGTGCTGCTGGACTCCGGCAACACCGTGGTCATCGCCGAACACGACATCCCCGTCGCCGCGTCCGCGGACTGGGTCATCGATCTCGGGCCCGGAGCCGGTCCCGACGGCGGCGCGATCCTCGCGGAGGGCACACCCGAGACCGTCGCGAAGTCCGACACCCCGACCGCCGCCTACCTCCGCCGGTACGCGACCGGTCAGCCGTTGCTCGGGGAATCACCCGCGCTCAGTGGCAGCCGGTGCACCGGAACCCGCCGTCGTTGA
- a CDS encoding HNH endonuclease family protein yields the protein MAASSVDIDHVVPLAAGWRSGAWAWDAAKRRAFANDLTRPRLIAVSAKSNRAKGDPTPATWKSPAVDSWCLYAKAWTHVKVVYGLTITEAERAALVEMLDTCTPSTTARC from the coding sequence GTGGCAGCGTCCAGTGTGGACATCGACCACGTCGTCCCGCTCGCGGCCGGATGGCGCTCCGGTGCGTGGGCCTGGGATGCCGCCAAACGCCGAGCGTTCGCCAACGACCTCACCCGGCCGCGGCTGATCGCCGTCTCGGCGAAGTCCAACCGAGCCAAGGGAGACCCGACCCCGGCGACCTGGAAATCACCAGCAGTCGACAGCTGGTGCCTGTACGCGAAAGCGTGGACACACGTCAAGGTTGTCTACGGCTTGACCATCACCGAAGCCGAGCGCGCGGCGTTGGTCGAGATGCTCGACACCTGCACGCCGTCGACGACGGCGCGGTGCTGA
- a CDS encoding helix-turn-helix domain-containing protein, with translation MEFKAQIVELFRRGGRTFSDIASEFDLSPTTVADWVRAAANNEGKMLSESHTGGGDPQQPRAKDGGAAEIAALKRQLRQKEEELEVLGKALSYFARRKDQ, from the coding sequence ATGGAGTTCAAGGCGCAGATCGTGGAGTTGTTCCGTCGGGGCGGGCGAACGTTTTCCGATATCGCCTCGGAGTTCGACTTGTCACCGACGACGGTGGCTGACTGGGTGCGGGCCGCGGCCAACAACGAGGGGAAGATGTTGTCCGAGAGTCATACCGGCGGCGGGGACCCGCAGCAGCCTCGGGCCAAAGACGGTGGCGCGGCGGAGATCGCGGCGTTGAAGCGGCAGTTGCGGCAGAAGGAAGAGGAGCTGGAAGTCCTGGGAAAAGCATTGAGCTACTTCGCACGCCGGAAGGACCAGTAG